The Alnus glutinosa chromosome 7, dhAlnGlut1.1, whole genome shotgun sequence genome includes a region encoding these proteins:
- the LOC133873900 gene encoding UDP-glycosyltransferase 73D1-like, with protein MDSATGQPHFVLIPLMAQGHMIPMIDMARLFAERGVIVSLVTTPYNASRFQRAINQARGSGLSFRLVQLEFPCQEVGLPEGYENLDILPSRDLLRKFYKALSMLQQPLEKHLEKETPPPTCIISDKCLSWTSITAQNFNIPRLVFHGMGCFSLLSSHNIKLYNAHNSVSSDSEPFVIPGIPHRIEITKAQLPGAFVALPDLDDFRNKMQEAESTANGVVVNSFHELEREYIEEYEKAIKKKVWCVGPVSLRNKENSDMFERGNKASIDEQLCIGWLNSKKSGSVIYACLGSLCRLVPAQLIELGLGLEASNQPFIWVIKTGERHLELEEWLVKERFEERIKGRGLLIKGWAPQMLILSHPAVGGFITHCGWNSTLESVCSGVPMITWPLFAEQFFNEKLVVEVLRIGIKVGVEIPVRWGDEEKVGVLVKKDGVEKAITMLMDGGEEGEKRRKKARELGEMGKRALEEGGSSQLNMSFLIEDITKQSTQGKA; from the exons ATGGATTCTGCAACCGGCCAGCCTCACTTTGTCCTAATACCACTCATGGCCCAAGGCCACATGATCCCCATGATTGACATGGCCAGGCTCTTTGCGGAGCGTGGCGTTATTGTGAGCTTGGTGACAACCCCCTACAATGCGTCACGATTTCAAAGAGCTATCAACCAAGCAAGAGGCTCTGGGCTCTCGTTTCGGCTTGTTCAGCTCGAATTTCCATGCCAAGAAGTGGGACTTCCTGAAGGATACGAGAACCTTGACATCCTGCCCTCCAGAGACCTACTGAGAAAGTTCTACAAAGCTCTCAGCATGCTCCAACAGCCACTAGAAAAACACCTCGAGAAAGAAACTCCCCCTCCAACTTGCATAATATCTGACAAGTGCCTCTCTTGGACATCCATCACTGCTCAAAACTTCAACATTCCAAGGCTTGTTTTTCACGGGATGGGCTGCTTCTCACTTTTGAGCTCCCATAATATTAAACTTTACAATGCTCACAATTCTGTCAGTTCTGACTCGGAACCCTTTGTGATCCCTGGAATTCCCCATAGAATTGAGATAACAAAAGCCCAGCTGCCGGGAGCTTTTGTTGCCCTGCCTGACTTGGATGATTTTCGAAACAAGATGCAAGAGGCTGAATCAACCGCCAATGGGGTTGTGGTGAATAGTTTCCATGAATTGGAGCGTGAGTACATTGAGGAGTACGAGAAGGCTATTAAGAAGAAGGTGTGGTGCGTTGGGCCAGTTTCTTTACGTAACAAGGAGAATTCGGACATGTTTGAGAGAG GTAACAAAGCCTCAATTGACGAGCAACTTTGCATAGGATGGCTTAACTCGAAGAAATCAGGATCAGTTATTTATGCTTGTCTAGGTAGCCTGTGCCGCCTGGTTCCCGCACAATTAATAGAGCTTGGGCTCGGCCTAGAAGCATCAAATCAGCCATTTATTTGGGTGATCAAAACAGGAGAAAGGCATTTGGAGCTGGAGGAGTGGTTGGTGAAGGAAAGATTTGAGGAAAGGATCAAAGGGAGGGGGCTGTTGATCAAGGGATGGGCTCCACAGATGCTTATTCTATCCCATCCAGCAGTCGGAGGATTCATAACCCACTGTGGATGGAACTCGACGCTAGAAAGTGTGTGCTCCGGTGTGCCGATGATAACATGGCCTCTCTTCGCCGAGCAGTTCTTCAATGAAAAACTAGTCGTAGAAGTTTTGAGGATTGGGATTAAGGTAGGCGTCGAGATCCCTGTCAGGTGGGGGGATGAAGAGAAAGTTGGGGTGTTGGTGAAGAAAGATGGGGTTGAGAAGGCAATAACCATGCTCATGGATGGGGGAGAAGAAGgtgagaagagaagaaagaaagcaagaGAGCTTGGAGAGATGGGAAAAAGGGCACTGGAGGAAGGTGGATCTTCTCAATTAAACATGTCATTCTTGATCGAAGATATAACAAAACAATCCACCCAAGGAAAGgcgtaa
- the LOC133873908 gene encoding UDP-glycosyltransferase 73D1-like: MDSATGQPHFVLIPLMAQGHMIPMIDMARLFAERGVIVSLVTTPYNASRFQRAINQARGSGLSFRLVQLEFPCQEVVLPEGYENLDILPSRDLLRKFYKALSMLQQPLEKHLEKETPPPTCIISDKCLSWTAITAQNFNIPRLVFHGMGCFSLLSSHNIKLYNAHNSVSSDSEPFVIPGIPHRIEITKAQLPGAFVALPDLDDFRNKMQEAESTANGVVVNSFHELEREYIEEYEKAIKKKVWCVGPVSLRNKENSDMFERGNKASIDEQLCMGWLNSKKPRSVIYACLGSLCRLVPAQLIELGLGLEASNQPFIWVIKTGERHLELEEWLVKERFEERIKGRGLLIKGWAPQMLILSHPAVGGFITHCGWNSTLESVCSGVPMITWPLFAEQFFNEKLVVEVLRIGIKIGVEIPVRWGDEEKVGALVKKDGVEKAITMLMDGGEEGEKRRKKARELGEMGKRALEKGGSSQLNMSFLIEDITKQSTQGKA; the protein is encoded by the exons ATGGATTCTGCAACCGGCCAGCCTCACTTTGTCCTAATACCACTCATGGCCCAAGGCCACATGATCCCCATGATTGACATGGCCAGGCTCTTTGCGGAGCGTGGCGTTATTGTGAGCTTGGTGACAACCCCCTACAATGCCTCACGATTTCAAAGAGCTATCAACCAAGCAAGAGGCTCTGGGCTCTCGTTTCGGCTTGTTCAGCTCGAATTTCCATGCCAAGAAGTGGTACTTCCTGAAGGATACGAGAACCTTGACATCCTGCCCTCCAGAGACCTACTGAGAAAGTTCTACAAAGCTCTCAGCATGCTCCAACAGCCACTAGAAAAACACCTCGAGAAAGAAACTCCCCCTCCAACTTGCATAATATCTGACAAGTGCCTCTCTTGGACAGCCATCACTGCTCAAAACTTCAACATTCCAAGGCTTGTTTTTCACGGGATGGGCTGCTTCTCACTTTTGAGCTCCCATAATATTAAACTTTACAATGCTCACAATTCTGTCAGTTCTGACTCGGAACCCTTTGTGATCCCTGGAATTCCCCATAGAATTGAGATAACAAAAGCCCAGCTGCCGGGAGCTTTTGTTGCCCTGCCTGACTTGGATGATTTTCGAAACAAGATGCAAGAGGCTGAATCAACCGCCAATGGGGTTGTGGTGAATAGTTTCCATGAATTGGAGCGTGAGTACATTGAGGAGTACGAGAAGGCTATTAAGAAGAAGGTGTGGTGCGTTGGGCCAGTTTCTTTACGTAACAAGGAGAATTCCGACATGTTTGAGAGAG gTAACAAAGCCTCAATTGACGAGCAACTTTGTATGGGATGGCTTAACTCGAAAAAACCAAGGTCAGTTATTTATGCTTGTTTAGGTAGCCTGTGCCGCCTGGTTCCCGCACAATTAATAGAACTTGGGCTTGGCCTAGAAGCATCAAATCAGCCATTTATTTGGGTGATCAAAACAGGAGAAAGGCATTTGGAGCTGGAGGAGTGGTTGGTGAAGGAAAGATTTGAGGAAAGGATCAAAGGGAGGGGGCTGTTGATCAAGGGATGGGCTCCACAGATGCTTATTCTATCCCATCCAGCAGTTGGAGGATTCATAACCCACTGTGGATGGAACTCGACGCTAGAAAGTGTGTGCTCCGGTGTGCCGATGATAACATGGCCTCTCTTCGCCGAGCAGTTCTTCAACGAAAAACTAGTCGTAGAAGTTTTGAGGATTGGGATTAAGATAGGCGTCGAGATCCCTGTCAGATGGGGGGATGAAGAGAAAGTTGGGGCGTTGGTGAAGAAAGATGGGGTTGAGAAGGCAATAACCATGCTCATGGATGGGGGCGAAGAAggtgagaaaagaagaaagaaagcaagaGAGCTTGGAGAGATGGGAAAGAGGGCACTGGAGAAAGGTGGATCTTCTCAATTAAACATGTCATTCTTGATCGAAGACATAACAAAACAATCCACCCAAGGCAAGGCGTAA